From a region of the Bacillus sp. 2205SS5-2 genome:
- a CDS encoding flotillin family protein, with product MIELYIVIGIVVFLLLALIGVFVSKYRTAGPDEALIVTGSYLGSKNVHIDESGNKIKIIRGGGTFLLPVFQQAEPLSLLSSKLEVTTPEVYTEQGVPVMADGTAIIKIGGSISEIATAAEQFLGKPKEDRENEAREVLEGHLRSILGSMTVEEIYKNRDKFSQEVQRVASQDLAKMGLIIVSFTIKDVRDKNGYLDSLGKPRIAQVKRDADIATAEAEKETRIKRAEASKDAQKAELERATEIAEAEKSNKMKIAEYRQEQDKAKARADQAYDLETARSKQEVTEQEMQIRIIERQKQIELEEKEILRRERQYDSEVKKKADADRYSVEQAAAANKAREMAEADANKYRIEAMATAEAERVRIDGVAKADAERAQGETDADIIRLKGLAEAEAKRKIAEAYEQFGEAAVLDMVLKMLPEYAKQVASPLANIDKITVVDTGSDSSSGGANKVTGYATNLMSTMQETLKASSGIDVRELLENLSGKGNVRQSIDQLTHDLKESKQNHDVE from the coding sequence ATGATCGAACTTTATATTGTAATAGGAATTGTTGTCTTTTTATTGTTAGCTCTCATTGGTGTATTTGTATCCAAATACCGTACAGCTGGGCCAGATGAAGCCTTGATTGTGACAGGAAGTTATCTTGGGAGCAAAAATGTTCATATTGATGAATCTGGAAATAAAATAAAAATCATTCGCGGAGGAGGTACGTTTCTTCTTCCAGTGTTTCAACAAGCAGAGCCTCTTAGCTTGTTATCAAGTAAATTAGAAGTTACGACACCAGAAGTCTACACAGAACAAGGTGTACCTGTGATGGCGGATGGAACAGCTATTATCAAGATTGGTGGGTCAATCTCAGAAATTGCGACTGCCGCCGAGCAATTTTTAGGTAAGCCTAAAGAAGATCGTGAAAATGAAGCACGTGAAGTACTTGAAGGTCATTTACGCTCGATTTTAGGAAGCATGACCGTAGAAGAGATCTATAAAAATCGCGATAAATTTTCTCAAGAAGTACAACGAGTAGCCTCTCAGGATTTAGCGAAAATGGGCTTGATTATTGTTTCTTTTACCATCAAAGATGTTCGTGATAAAAACGGCTATTTAGATTCGTTAGGGAAGCCACGAATTGCTCAAGTGAAACGTGATGCGGATATAGCGACTGCTGAAGCAGAAAAAGAAACCCGTATTAAGCGTGCCGAAGCAAGTAAAGATGCACAAAAAGCAGAATTAGAACGTGCAACCGAAATTGCCGAAGCAGAGAAATCGAATAAAATGAAAATTGCCGAGTATCGCCAAGAACAAGATAAAGCGAAAGCAAGAGCCGACCAAGCATATGACCTAGAAACGGCTCGTTCGAAACAAGAAGTAACTGAGCAAGAGATGCAAATCCGTATTATTGAGCGTCAAAAGCAAATCGAACTGGAAGAAAAAGAGATCTTACGTCGTGAACGCCAGTATGATTCCGAAGTTAAGAAAAAAGCAGACGCCGATCGTTATTCCGTCGAACAAGCCGCTGCTGCGAATAAAGCGAGAGAAATGGCGGAAGCCGATGCCAATAAATACCGCATTGAAGCGATGGCGACAGCGGAAGCAGAACGTGTTCGAATTGATGGGGTCGCCAAAGCCGATGCTGAGCGTGCGCAAGGGGAAACAGATGCTGATATTATTCGCTTAAAAGGTTTAGCTGAAGCGGAAGCAAAACGGAAAATTGCTGAAGCATACGAGCAATTCGGAGAAGCTGCCGTACTAGATATGGTCTTGAAAATGCTTCCAGAGTATGCGAAACAAGTTGCGAGTCCTCTTGCCAATATCGATAAAATTACGGTTGTTGATACAGGAAGTGACAGTTCAAGTGGCGGAGCAAACAAGGTAACCGGATATGCAACAAACCTTATGTCTACAATGCAAGAAACGTTAAAAGCCTCTTCTGGAATTGATGTAAGAGAGCTTTTAGAGAATCTGTCAGGAAAAGGAAATGTGCGCCAAAGCATTGATCAACTTACCCATGATTTGAAAGAGTCGAAACAAAATCATGATGTAGAATAA
- a CDS encoding nitric oxide synthase oxygenase — MKVARALFEQAEEFITLCYTELNKKEDIASRLQDIQEEINETNTYVHTFEELEHGAKVAWRNSNRCIGRLFWNSLHVFDERDATEADEIFAALERHIRFAGNDGKIRPTITIFRPSTNGKKDVRIWNHQLLRYAGYTTDDSIIGDSSSMTFTKMCEELGWKGEKTSFDLLPWVIGTDEQPLAWREAPKQLALEVTLSHPEFSWFQDLGLKWYGVPIISDMRLEIGGIHYTAAPFNGWYMETEIGARNLADENRYNLLPKIASCMNLDTSKQWTLWKDKALVELNIAVLFSFKEAGVSIVDHHTAAGQFRKFEQNEMKENRELTGDWSWLIPPVSPATTHVFHKEYDNTWQATNYYYQEKLF; from the coding sequence ATTAAAGTGGCAAGAGCACTGTTTGAACAAGCTGAAGAATTTATTACATTATGTTATACAGAGTTGAACAAGAAAGAGGATATAGCTTCAAGGTTGCAAGATATTCAAGAAGAAATTAACGAAACAAATACATATGTTCATACATTCGAGGAGCTTGAGCACGGAGCAAAAGTGGCCTGGCGGAATAGTAATCGCTGTATCGGCCGATTGTTTTGGAATTCACTCCATGTGTTTGATGAAAGAGATGCTACCGAAGCTGACGAAATATTTGCTGCTTTGGAGAGACATATTCGATTTGCTGGAAACGATGGGAAGATTCGCCCCACTATCACAATCTTTCGCCCATCAACAAATGGTAAGAAGGATGTGAGGATTTGGAATCATCAATTATTACGTTATGCAGGTTACACAACTGACGATAGTATCATTGGAGATTCGTCGTCGATGACGTTCACAAAAATGTGTGAAGAACTTGGCTGGAAGGGCGAAAAAACGTCCTTTGATCTCTTACCTTGGGTGATTGGAACAGATGAACAACCACTGGCTTGGCGAGAGGCACCGAAGCAGCTTGCGTTGGAAGTTACTTTGTCACATCCTGAATTTTCTTGGTTTCAGGATCTCGGGTTAAAGTGGTACGGTGTCCCCATTATTTCGGATATGCGCTTAGAAATTGGGGGGATACACTATACGGCTGCTCCGTTTAACGGTTGGTATATGGAAACAGAGATAGGAGCAAGAAATCTAGCTGATGAAAACCGTTACAATCTATTACCGAAAATAGCGAGTTGTATGAACTTAGACACCTCAAAGCAATGGACGTTGTGGAAAGACAAAGCACTTGTTGAACTAAATATAGCTGTTCTTTTTTCGTTTAAAGAAGCAGGAGTTAGTATTGTCGATCACCATACTGCTGCGGGTCAATTTCGTAAATTTGAACAAAATGAGATGAAAGAAAACCGTGAATTAACTGGTGATTGGTCATGGCTTATTCCACCTGTTTCACCTGCAACGACTCATGTGTTTCATAAAGAGTACGATAATACTTGGCAAGCAACCAACTATTATTATCAAGAAAAACTATTTTAA
- a CDS encoding SRPBCC domain-containing protein: protein MKLQAHVEMRILKPIEEVYESIVDPKKMSRYFITSGTARLDEGKPVTWTWADFNAEHKINVQKVEKNKVISFQWSASGVETTVHISFTRDGNSETIVTIEESGWEANEQGIQRYGQQTTGWVHMVTCLKAYQEDGVNLRMGAFAKG from the coding sequence ATGAAGCTTCAAGCACACGTGGAAATGAGAATTCTTAAACCAATAGAAGAAGTATATGAGAGTATCGTTGATCCAAAAAAAATGTCGAGGTACTTTATTACTTCTGGAACAGCTCGTTTAGATGAGGGCAAGCCGGTTACCTGGACTTGGGCGGATTTTAACGCTGAACATAAAATAAACGTTCAAAAGGTTGAAAAAAATAAAGTAATTTCTTTTCAATGGTCCGCAAGCGGCGTGGAGACAACCGTACACATTTCGTTTACAAGAGATGGAAATTCTGAAACAATTGTAACCATTGAAGAAAGTGGTTGGGAGGCAAATGAGCAAGGAATCCAAAGGTATGGACAACAGACAACAGGATGGGTTCATATGGTTACTTGCTTAAAAGCCTACCAAGAAGATGGGGTCAATCTGAGAATGGGCGCATTTGCTAAAGGATAA
- a CDS encoding L-lactate permease: MNKREGFTTLLETGKEFSVSIFTVCIILGFSFIANYSGISPYLGLVLVKTGVLFPSVSPILGLVEVFFTRSVVSNNALFENLQPVTESQIGMGSSLLIASNSSGGVRRR; encoded by the coding sequence ATCAATAAGAGAGAGGGGTTCACTACGCTACTAGAGACCGGTAAAGAATTTTCAGTTTCAATTTTCACTGTCTGCATTATTTTAGGATTTTCCTTTATTGCTAACTATTCAGGAATATCACCTTATCTAGGTCTAGTCCTTGTTAAAACGGGTGTCTTATTTCCCTCTGTTTCTCCCATTCTTGGCTTGGTAGAAGTATTTTTCACTCGATCTGTTGTTTCAAACAATGCCCTATTTGAAAATTTACAACCTGTCACTGAAAGTCAGATTGGCATGGGTTCTTCCTTATTAATCGCCTCTAATTCTAGTGGTGGCGTCCGTCGTCGCTAA
- a CDS encoding L-lactate permease, translating to MIACFVALAYKKEIISAWSPFYILTGFIIVWSLPFFKGLFTLGGPLNSTTLLFPIIFIKLMKREPPMILWIKMICVLFE from the coding sequence CTGATCGCATGCTTTGTTGCTCTAGCATATAAAAAAGAGATTATCTCAGCTTGGTCACCATTTTATATTTTAACGGGGTTTATCATTGTTTGGAGTCTGCCATTCTTCAAAGGTTTATTCACCTTAGGAGGTCCATTGAACAGCACAACTCTGCTTTTCCCAATAATATTTATTAAACTCATGAAACGAGAACCACCAATGATTTTATGGATTAAAATGATCTGTGTTTTGTTTGAGTAA
- a CDS encoding response regulator transcription factor, producing MFKILVVDDDIHMLNFVGKELRQSGYSVIETTSGDRALLILETESVDLAVVDVMMPGIDGFELTKILRSHNNLPVILLTARHHIEDKERGFLAGSDDYIVKPFEAKELLYRIKAVLRRYNHPEDHLLAIGSLVIDLKSYEVRSSKGTLLIPLKEFELLSLLASNPRQVLSRELIIERIWGIDFQGLEQTVNVHIKRLRQRLQRFAPDVQIRTIRGVGYKIEVVK from the coding sequence TTGTTTAAGATATTAGTAGTTGATGATGATATCCATATGTTGAACTTTGTGGGAAAGGAACTTAGACAATCAGGCTATAGTGTGATTGAAACTACATCTGGGGATAGAGCTTTATTGATTCTGGAAACCGAATCGGTGGATTTAGCAGTAGTAGATGTTATGATGCCAGGCATCGATGGGTTTGAACTAACAAAAATTCTACGTTCCCATAATAATCTACCGGTTATCTTGCTTACAGCACGGCATCATATTGAAGACAAAGAGCGTGGCTTCTTAGCTGGTTCTGATGATTATATCGTAAAACCATTTGAGGCAAAAGAACTATTGTACCGGATAAAAGCGGTTTTGCGCCGGTATAATCATCCAGAGGACCACTTATTAGCCATTGGTTCTCTTGTAATTGACCTTAAAAGCTATGAAGTGCGATCATCGAAAGGAACTCTGCTGATCCCGCTAAAGGAGTTTGAGCTGTTGTCACTTCTTGCGTCAAATCCCCGACAAGTGCTTAGCAGGGAATTAATAATCGAACGCATTTGGGGAATTGATTTTCAAGGACTTGAACAAACTGTGAATGTTCATATTAAACGACTAAGGCAACGCTTACAACGATTCGCCCCAGATGTACAAATTAGAACTATAAGGGGTGTTGGCTACAAAATTGAGGTGGTCAAATGA
- a CDS encoding sensor histidine kinase, whose amino-acid sequence MSLYVKFIWFTFATMLVSSMIAFFTMNTYYHQYLKVENNEKNMAIAISFAKYLDGKESIQVEETLNLLGGAGYQLYITDGDNVNRYGGEFRDETISDSNVQRVLNGKIFNGIRDFPLETFVTGFFSNELKNTVGVPIEIDGERNALFLRPNIKLLFQELHLLFGGLAVGIIILSFIGMLIVARLLIQPITKLTEATEKMGDETFDVPLSINRKDEIGRLADQFLKMRAQIERSILKRKEFVHNVSHDIQSPLHTIRIYLPLLQKNDISEKEKVKYSSVIQEETTRMSLLTKQLLTLASFDAESADLVDEVFIDQQLRDTLSHLRYAFDEKDIGISVQLEPICLKGNAVLLQTVWENLLTNAIKYSDHGGLIEVRMTSTSEYMILNIQDEGVGMSVMDTKHAFERFYRADQARTRSVKGSGLGLSIVKEVIDLHKGTVEISSVLAEYTTVQVKIPIL is encoded by the coding sequence ATGAGTCTTTATGTCAAGTTTATTTGGTTTACTTTTGCGACAATGTTAGTCAGCAGTATGATAGCCTTTTTCACAATGAATACCTATTATCATCAATATTTGAAAGTTGAAAATAACGAAAAAAACATGGCCATCGCTATTTCTTTCGCCAAATACTTAGATGGAAAAGAGTCAATTCAAGTTGAAGAAACCCTTAATCTGCTTGGTGGGGCGGGCTATCAACTTTACATTACAGATGGTGATAATGTGAACCGGTATGGAGGGGAATTCCGTGATGAGACGATCAGTGATTCGAACGTTCAACGAGTACTAAATGGGAAGATTTTTAATGGAATCCGTGATTTTCCGTTAGAAACCTTTGTCACTGGTTTTTTTTCGAATGAATTAAAGAATACAGTAGGTGTGCCTATAGAAATTGATGGTGAGCGAAATGCTCTCTTTTTGCGTCCGAATATTAAACTTCTTTTCCAAGAGCTCCATCTATTATTTGGCGGACTAGCTGTGGGTATTATTATCTTAAGCTTTATCGGTATGTTGATAGTTGCACGCCTGTTGATTCAACCGATTACAAAATTGACAGAAGCAACAGAGAAGATGGGAGATGAAACGTTCGATGTTCCGCTATCTATTAATAGAAAGGATGAAATTGGTCGTTTAGCTGATCAGTTTTTAAAAATGCGGGCTCAAATTGAGCGCTCCATTCTAAAGCGTAAAGAGTTTGTTCATAACGTTTCACACGATATCCAGTCGCCGCTCCATACGATACGTATCTATTTGCCTTTACTTCAGAAAAACGACATCAGTGAGAAAGAAAAAGTGAAGTATTCCAGCGTTATTCAAGAAGAAACAACCCGCATGTCATTACTGACTAAACAATTGTTAACTTTGGCATCTTTTGACGCGGAATCAGCCGATCTTGTTGATGAAGTCTTTATCGATCAACAGTTGCGGGACACTCTTTCCCACCTTCGTTATGCATTCGATGAAAAGGATATTGGAATTTCGGTTCAGTTGGAACCTATATGCCTTAAAGGAAATGCGGTTCTTCTTCAAACGGTTTGGGAGAATCTACTGACCAACGCTATTAAATACAGTGATCATGGTGGATTAATTGAAGTTCGGATGACATCCACCTCTGAATATATGATTTTGAATATCCAAGATGAAGGTGTCGGCATGTCAGTAATGGATACTAAGCACGCATTTGAACGATTTTACCGAGCTGATCAGGCACGTACGCGCTCAGTAAAGGGATCTGGATTAGGCCTCTCCATTGTTAAAGAAGTCATTGATTTACATAAGGGAACCGTTGAAATTTCAAGTGTCCTCGCTGAATATACCACCGTTCAAGTAAAAATTCCTATATTGTAA
- a CDS encoding ABC transporter permease gives MNMALKEIRKSKLRFMILGSIIFLISFLTFIISGLANGLSQDNAGLIKDFPDGQFYLNADADGTYNLSRIERNVQDKMLTEHKDAVALSIQMGFLNDGYDKQRSVAFVSSTDSKLFKDVKDGEIILNRSLADAGIKVGDTLTNNQLSGEFTVKGFVDQKKYSHAPVAFINIENYKEMYRVNEMQMVFVPEGNEVPAVTGLESFSDKQFLNTIPSYNAEQLSLNMIVWFLVVISGMLFAIFFYMLNVQKIGLYGILKAIGVKTSALFKMMWIQMFIISIISLGLSIAFSQGFNVIAPEGMPFSLTVESSIRLSIVFLIIGFIGATFSGIQIKKVEPLKAIQQGEV, from the coding sequence ATGAACATGGCATTGAAAGAAATTAGGAAGAGTAAACTAAGATTTATGATACTTGGTTCAATCATTTTTCTCATTAGTTTTCTAACGTTTATTATTTCGGGGTTGGCGAATGGGTTATCACAAGATAATGCTGGGTTGATTAAAGATTTTCCAGATGGTCAATTTTATCTGAATGCCGATGCAGATGGAACGTACAATTTGTCCAGAATAGAGCGTAATGTCCAAGACAAAATGTTGACCGAACATAAGGATGCAGTAGCGCTCTCCATTCAAATGGGCTTTTTGAATGATGGTTACGACAAACAACGAAGCGTCGCTTTTGTCAGTTCAACCGATTCAAAATTATTCAAAGATGTCAAAGATGGGGAAATCATACTGAATCGCTCATTGGCAGACGCAGGTATTAAAGTCGGAGATACTTTAACGAACAACCAATTGAGTGGTGAGTTTACTGTCAAAGGTTTTGTTGATCAAAAAAAATACAGCCATGCACCTGTCGCTTTTATCAACATAGAGAACTACAAAGAAATGTATAGGGTGAATGAAATGCAAATGGTTTTTGTTCCTGAAGGGAATGAAGTTCCAGCTGTTACAGGATTAGAGTCTTTCTCGGATAAACAGTTTCTTAATACCATTCCTAGTTACAATGCTGAGCAATTGTCCCTAAATATGATTGTGTGGTTTTTAGTAGTTATTAGCGGGATGTTGTTTGCTATCTTCTTCTACATGTTGAATGTTCAAAAAATTGGGTTGTATGGCATTCTAAAAGCAATAGGTGTAAAAACGAGTGCTCTGTTCAAAATGATGTGGATTCAAATGTTTATTATTTCTATCATTTCACTTGGTTTATCTATTGCCTTCAGTCAAGGTTTTAATGTGATTGCACCTGAAGGAATGCCTTTCAGTTTAACAGTTGAATCATCTATCCGCTTGTCAATTGTCTTCCTAATTATTGGATTTATAGGGGCAACATTTTCAGGTATCCAAATCAAAAAGGTTGAACCGTTGAAAGCGATTCAACAAGGAGAGGTTTAA
- a CDS encoding ABC transporter ATP-binding protein: MSIFTIKEIRKTFTNGNVKEEVLKGVNLSFEKGEIIALVGASGSGKSTLLTIAAGLQSASDGEIRFEGKNLTAMSQEQVRKIRASDFGFVFQSAHLVPFLTVEEQLMLMFDVSDSKLKKSEQRIEIVNLLKSIGMWHRKDSYPSSLSGGEKQRVAIARAIIHKPKMLFADEPTASLDSKKSKEIMKLIQNLTKTLNITTLMVTHDEEMYSYADCIVKMNDGLVK; encoded by the coding sequence ATGTCAATTTTTACCATTAAAGAAATTAGAAAAACGTTTACCAATGGTAACGTGAAGGAAGAGGTATTGAAGGGAGTTAATCTTTCTTTTGAAAAAGGAGAAATCATAGCGTTAGTGGGTGCTTCTGGCTCAGGTAAAAGTACGCTTCTGACAATTGCAGCAGGACTTCAATCTGCATCAGACGGAGAAATACGATTCGAAGGAAAAAATTTGACTGCAATGAGTCAAGAGCAAGTACGTAAAATAAGAGCAAGTGATTTCGGTTTCGTGTTTCAGTCTGCGCATCTCGTTCCTTTTCTCACAGTAGAAGAACAACTGATGCTCATGTTTGATGTCTCTGATTCAAAATTAAAGAAAAGTGAGCAAAGAATAGAAATTGTCAATCTTCTAAAATCAATCGGTATGTGGCACCGAAAAGATTCCTACCCATCTTCCTTGTCTGGTGGGGAGAAGCAGCGTGTTGCGATTGCTCGAGCAATCATTCATAAACCCAAAATGTTATTTGCAGATGAACCGACTGCAAGCTTAGACTCAAAGAAATCTAAAGAGATTATGAAATTAATCCAAAATTTAACCAAAACATTGAACATAACAACATTGATGGTAACGCATGACGAAGAAATGTATTCTTATGCTGATTGTATTGTTAAAATGAATGACGGATTGGTGAAGTGA